TTATTTCTAACTATTAAAGTAAAGAAAATAAAGGAATTTAAATAAATTACAAAGAATTATATTATATTCCTATTATTGGTACAGTTATTTTCTTATATTCATATAATTTCTTGAATATACATAGCAATAGGTTTATTTGATTTAGAGGAGGTGAAGATGTGGATTATTATATTTATGCAACTGACCATGCTATTGAAAGGTATCAACAGCGTCAAAAAGCAATTAGTCGTCAAAAGGCTATTCATAATATAGTAGAAGGTGTAAAGAGAAGCCGACTGATTGGCTTTGCCAAAGGAAAGAGAGAGATAAGAGAACATAGAGGTGTGATTTTTGTTTGTGAACTAGAAGGAGAGACAATGAATGTAATAACAATTTTAAATAGTAAAGCAGAATTAAGGTTTATTGGATAAAATTAATTGATAGATTCTAAAAAATAAGATTATTAATAATTTTATTAAAACCTTATTTTTTAATGATTAATATTAGATTAATGTTAATATATATTGTATACATAAGAAAACTATTAGAGAATTATATAAATAGATTTATTAAAGGAGCTATGATTATGATAAAAGAAAAAAGATATATAAACTTTAAATTTTAAGTATAACAAATTAATTTGACTTATCATAAAAATTAATTATTGATTTGCTGTAAATAATTAGTTATACTATTAGTAAACTAGATGAGAAGAGAATTTTAAGAGGAGATGAGCAGAGTGAAGTTGAGAAAAGTTATTGAATCAAGTTTATTGTTGGCAGGGGGCTTTGTCTTACATCAAATTATGCCTCCTTTGGTAGCAGGAATGAAACCAGATATGAGTTTATTAATGTTGTTCATAGTTGTATTATTGTATCAAGATAAGAAATTAACAATATTATCTGGTTTAGTAGCTGGAATTATTTCTGCATTAAGTACAACTTTTCCAGGTGGTCAAGTGGCTAATATGATTGACAAACCTATTACTGCTTTAGCTGTATTGGCTTTAGTGTTGTCAGGAAAGTATTTTAACTTATCGAAAAAGTTTAGTTTGGGGATTATTGGTGCTTTAGGTACTATCATAAGTGGTAGTATATTTTTAGGTATTGCTTCCTTGATAGTTGCTTTGCCACAATCATTTATGGTTTTATTTATTTCTGTAGTATTGCCTGCTGCATTGTTGAATACTTGTTTTCTGTATATGCTATATCCTATTATAGCTAAAATTAAAGGTTTGTTACCTAAAATTGAATTTGATTCTGAAAAAGAGACAGCCTAGGCTGTCTCTTTTTATTCTATAGAGGATTAATACAAGTTATTTTTTATTTCATGAATAATTTCTTTAAATTTGTTAAAACTAATTATGGTACTTATAGATAAACTACATTTCAGGAGGTTTACTAGATGATAAAGTATCCAGAAGTGAAAGAATCAAGTCAAAGAATTGTTACAGTTTTGAGTCAATTGTACAAGCTGGGAGTTGTTGATTTTGACTATTCTGATTCTATTAAACTGTACTGTGAAGTAATTCCTGATGATAAAGAGTACTTAAAGGTAAAGGTCTGGTTAACAGAGCAGAATCAGTTATCTATTTATGAGGATATTAATGGAGGATTGGAGCATAGGGATTTTGTAAGTGATATGGCAAAATATTTAGAGATAGTTGGTGAGTTGAACCTAGGTGATCTTAAAATAGAGAGATGGGATCATAAATCGAAAGAATATCAATTGGATAAAGGAGCTATAGAGAATAATTGTTTTACATGTTACTATCGGACTAGACGGGGATATTGTAATCTTTTAAAGAGTTGGCATCCTAGAAAAGAAGGTAATTCAGCTTGTGCTTATTGGATCAAAGTTAAGGAGTTAGTTATTTAATATAACCCTTACTTATCTTTTCATTATTGATTTATGAATGAGTATATTATATAATAATAAAGCGTTAAAAAATATAATTACATATAATTATTATTTGTTGTGAGTTCTCATGAAACTCACTTTTTCTTTTGTAAATCAAGTAAAAAGGAGAGTTAGTTATGAATTTATCCTTAGCATTGAATGCTAAGCAATTAGAAGCAGTAAAGACAACTGAAGGACCAGTATTGGTCTTAGCAGGAGCAGGAAGTGGTAAGACAAGAGCTTTAACCTATAGGATAGCCTATCTAATTAATAAAGATGTTGATCCTTATAATATTTTGACATTAACCTTTACAAATAAGGCTGCTGAAGATATGAAGAGGAAGGTTGAGGAGTTAATTGGAGACATCTCTAAACGGATGTGGATGGGAACCTTTCACAGTGTTTGTGTAAGAATTATTAGTCAAAATATAAAAGCTTTAGGTTATGATTCTGGATTTGTCATTTATGACCAAAATGAAAGTAAAGATTTAGTTTCCGATATTATATTAACTATGAATTTAGATAAAGAGAAGTATGATGCTAAAATTGTCTTAAATATGATTAATAAGGCTAAAATGAATATGTGGTCAAAAAGAGAATTGATTAACAATTATCTAGAGATTGGTGGAGGTAGTGAAGAATTTTATCAGAATATTGGTGATGTTTATCTTAAATATAATGAGGTTTTAAAGGATAATAATGCCTTTGATTTTAATGATTTGATTGGAAAGACTATTGAATTATTTGAAAGCAATGAGGATATATTAAAAAGATATCAGGATAGATTCAAATACATCTTGATTGATGAGTATCAAGATACATCTCCTTTCCAGTATAAGCTGGCAAGTATGTTAGCAGGAAAGCATCAAAATATATTCGTTGTTGGAGATGACTATCAAAGCATCTATAAGTTCCGTGGAGCAGATATGGAGAACATATTAAACTTTAATGAAGATTATCCTGAATGTAAAACTATTAAATTAGAACAGAATTATCGCTCTAAAAAGAATATTATTGAAGCATCAAATGCTCTAATATCTAATAATTATCGCCAATTTGATAAGAAAGCTTGGACTGAAAAGGATGAAGGAGAGCCGATTATTATCTGTGAAGCTTTAAATGAATATGGTGAAGCAGATTATGTAGCAGAAGAAATTGATAATTTAATTAGGTTTACTAATTATAGTTATAATGATGTTGCTATCTTATATCGTTCTAATCATCAATCGAGGGTATTAGAAGAGGCTTTTATTAGAAGAAGGATACCTTATCATATTGTTGGAGGATTAGGCTTTTATGATCGTAAGGAGATTAAAGATATTATCAGTTACTTAAAGGTTGCTGTTAATCCACAAGATACTATTGCCTTAAAGAGGATTGTTAATGCACCTAAAAGAGGTATTGGAGCTAAGACTCTGGATAAATTGATCAATCATGCTCAAAAGTATGTACCTGAATTTAATTTATTCAGTTTTTCTCAAGAGGATAATAGCTTGGGGCTGTTTGATGTTATGAAAGATCCTACTGGAGTATCAGGAATTGGCAAGAAGACAGCAGAAAGGATAAAACAATTTAGACGTGATTTAGAAGATGTCATTACAGTAAAGGAGTCAAGGATTACTCTACCAGAGAAGGTGGACAAGATTATGAAGGTGAGTGGATATCAGGCTATGTTAGAGCTTGATGGCTCAGAGACTGCTTTAAATAGATTAGATAATTTAGCTGAATTCTTGGCTTTAACAGAGAATTACTATAATAAGAATCAAGATAGAGACTTGGAGGATTTTGTTAGAGACCTTAAGCTTTTATCTGATCAAGATGATATGAATAACTCTAATCAAATCAAGATGATGACTGTTCATGCTTCTAAAGGGCTAGAATTTCCTGTTATCTTTATAGTTGGGATGGAAGAGGATACATTTCCTCATTATAGAAGTGTTAAGACTGGTATGTTAGAGGAGATAGAAGAGGAGAGAAGACTGTGTTATGTGGCTATGACTAGGGCTGCTGATAGGTTATTTATGACTTATGCTAGGGAAAGACAACGTTATGGTGAAACACGATCTATGACCCCTTCTCGTTTTTTAGATGAAATTCCAACAGAACTTATTTTAGAGGGTAATCATTATCGAAATTTATAATTAATAGTACACTATACAGTATTATAAGATTTTACTATGCTCCTTAATAATACTTTTGAATCTACTTACTTAACATAAAAAATATTTAAATATAAAAATTTTAATAAGGGGTGGTTTTTACCATCCCTATTCTATATTTAATTAATATTTTTCTAGAATGAAAAAACTTTGAAGATGGGATGATAATTGTAGTATAATATTACCAAGGAACATAATATATTACTGATAGGGGGAATGAAAATGGAACAGACATTGGTACTTATTAAACCTGATGCAGTAGTGAATAGAAAGATTGCTAAAGTTATTGGACGGTTTGAAGATAAGGGGCTAAAGATTGAGGGGATGAAGATGGTCTGGATAGATGAAGAACTCGCTAAGGAGCATTATAAACAGCATATCTCTAAGAGTTTCCTTCCTAGATTAATATCTTATATCACACAAGCCCCAGTAGTTGCTATGGTGATTTCCGGTCCAGAAGCAATTAAGACAGTTAGAAATTTAGTAGGAGATACAGATCCTCTTAAGGCTTTACCAGGGACTATAAGAGGAGATTTAGCTTTAGATTTAGATTCAGGGAATATTATACATGCTTCTGATTCTAATGGTAGTGCTATGAAAGAGATTGAACTTTTCTTTACTGCTGAAGAGATTTATAGTTATTGATTTTTTAATAAATAATAGGTGTAGAATTTATTCTACACCTATTATTTTATCAATTAGAATAGTTTGTAGATTTATGAATTTAGAAATTAATTTAAATATAAAACAATATGGGTTAAATTATGATATTCTGATTTTTTAAAAATAAACAAAATTATTAGATGCTATTTATTCCAAGAATGCTTCCATGGGGTGTCCTCATTCTACTTCCTTAGATGTAGTATTTTTAGGACCAAAAAATAACTAGACCTATGGGTTTATTTTTAAATTTATTACCAAAATTTTTTGCTCAAAAAAACTGTAGAAAAATCTTCGTGGCAAAGTTAACTCAGTTGGCAATAAAATTGCTTATGATTATTATTGATTAGGATATTTAGTCAAAACTTAATTTGATTTTAAATTTTAGCTCAATTTTTTGGATTATAATCGTTTATTTCGTTTGTGCGATTATATTTTTAAGTTAACTATTGAGTACATTTAATTAATTTTATAGTGAATCTACTACTAGATATATAGGTTAGTGACTATTATATAAATTATTGAAAAATAATGAATTTATACTAGATAAATAAAGGAATTCATTGAATAAATATAGAATTCAAAATAGGAGTAAAATAGGAGGAGGGAGTAGAAAGTGTCACTAAAAGAAGAAGCACTATTATTACATAAGAAGAATCAGGGAAAGATAACTGTAAATAGTAAAGTAGAAGTTAAGAATAGAGAAGACTTAACTTTGGCTTATAGTCCTGGGGTGGCTGAGCCTTGTTTAGAGATTGTTAAGGATAAATCAGAGGTATATAATTATACTGCAAAGGGTAACTTAGTAGCAGTTGTTTCTGATGGAACTGCTGTTTTAGGATTGGGGGATATTGGTCCAGAAGCTGCAATGCCAGTTATGGAAGGGAAAGCAGTCTTGTTTAAGGAATTTGCTGGAGTTGATGCTTTTCCTATCTGTTTAAATACTAAAGATGTTGATGAGATAGTAGAGACTGTGAAAAGATTAGAACCTACCTTTGGGGGTATAAATTTAGAGGATATTTCAGCACCACGCTGTATAGAGATTGAAGAAAGATTAAAGAAGGAGCTAGATATTCCTGTCTTCCATGATGATCAACATGGAACAGCAATTGTAGTCTTAGCAGGATTGATTAATGCAGCTAAATCTGTAGATAAAAAGTTAGAGGATTTGAAGGTGTTAGTCAATGGAGCAGGGGCAGCGGGATTGGCTATTGCTAGGTTATTATTAAATGTTGGAATTAAAGATATAATCTTAGTTGATAAATTTGGTGCTTTGGCTTCTGGTGTTAAAGAGATGAACACTATTCAAAAAGAGTTAGCAGAGATAACCAATCCAGAAGGTAAGAGAGGTAGCTTAGGTGAGGTAATCGTTGGTAGAGACGTCTTCATTGGTGTTTCAGCTCCTAATATATTGACTAAGGATATGGTTGAAAGTATGGCTAAGGATGCGATTATTTTTGCTATGGCGAATCCTGTTCCAGAGATAAATCCTGATTTAGCTAAAGAAGCAGGTGCTAAAATAATAGGGACTGGTCGTTCTGATTATCCAAATCAGGTCAATAATGTATTGGCTTTTCCAGGTATCTTTAAAGGTGCATTAAAGGTACAGGCAAGGGAGATTACTGAACAGATGAAGATTGCTGCTGCTTATGGTATAGCAGAATTAATTGATGAAGATGAATTATCGGCTGATTATGTTATTCCTAATCCCTTTAATAAAAAAGTGGTAAATAGGGTGGCTTTAGAGGTGGCTAAGAAGGCTATAAAGGATGGTTTGGCTAAAAGAGTTCTAAGTGAGGAAGAGTTGCAGAAAGAGTTTTCTTAATTTGTACTAAAAGGTATCAATTAAAAAAAGCAAGGAGATTAATATTAATCTCCTTGCTTTAATTGAATTAGTATGCTCTTTCTACCTTGCCTGCTTTTAAGCAAGAAGTACATACCTTAATTTTTTTAGTAGTACCATCAACAACAGCTTTAACTTTTTGTAGGTTAGGTCGTTGAGTTCTTTTTGCAATACCAGTTACATTACGACCAACTCCACCTTCTTTTTTAGCCTTACCTCTACGAGTAACACTATTAGCAGTATTAGATCCTTTTCCACAGATTTCACAAATCCTTGCCATTTATTGCACCTCCTTTAATCTATATCAATATTTTTATGTTTTAGCTAGAACCACTTAAACATTTTAACATAAAAGGTGGGTAAGTAGCAAGGTTAATTTTGTATTTTATCTTATAAAGAAGGATTTTATTGACTTCTATTGAATAATAATCAGGTAGGAGGTCAAACATGAAACTTAGTAAAGAGACATCTGTATTAAAAATTTTGCAGGAGTATCCAGAGATTAACCAAATTTTTGTAGCTCATGGTCTAGGATGTGCTAAGTGTTTAGCTGCCGACTATGAAGATTTAGAAACAGTAGCCAAGGCTAACAATTTAGATTTAAAGATGTTATTAAATGAATTAAATAATTTTATTCAAAATAATTGATTTAACAAGGGGGAATAAAGTATGACAACAGGGCAAGAGTTGACAAATGAGTTAGGAATGGTTAAAATATCTGAGGAAGTTATTTCAATTATTGCGGGTTTAGCTGCAATGGAATGTTATGGATTGGTAGGTATGGCTGGTAAGACTATTCAAGATGGTCTAGCAAAGTTATTAGGAAATGATCATTTAAGTAAAGGGGTTGAAGTAGAAACTACCGAAGAAGGAGTAAGTGTGGATTTATATATTATAGTAGAATATGGGACAAAAATTTCAGAGGTAGCTAATAATATAATTGATAGAGTAAAATATACTTTAGAAGAGATGACAGGGGTAAATGTTTTAGAAGTTAACATTAATGTACAAGGAGTGAGGGTGAATAATGCTACCTGATTCATTGAATAAGGATATAAAGCAAATAAATTCAGCTAAATTCAAACAAATGCTACTAGTAGCAACCAATACTTTAAAAGAGGTAGAAGATGAAATCAATGATTTAAATATCTTTCCTGTTCCTGATGGAGATACAGGTACTAATATGTATTTGACCTTATCAAATGCTATTGAGGAGATAGAGTTTACTACTGAAGATTCAGTAGGAGCTGTAGCAAATAAACTAGCAATGGGGGCACTGATGGGGGCTAGGGGAAATTCTGGGGTAATCTTATCCCAGCTTTTAAGAGGGTTAGCTGATGGCATTGGTAATGCTAAATTATTGACAGCAGAAGTCTTAGCAAATGGATTACAAAAAGCGTCTGATAAGGCTTATCAAGCCGTAATGAAGCCTGTAGAAGGAACTATTCTAACAGTAGCTAAAGATGTAGGGAAGAAAGCGAAAAAATTGGCTTCAGAGTTGACTGTAGTTGAACTTTTGATAGAGGTCGTAAAGGAGGCAGAAAAGTCTGTAGCTAATACACCTAATCTATTACATACTTTAAAGGAAGCAGATGTAGTAGATGCTGGTGGTAAGGGCTATCAAATGTTTTTAACTGGGCTATTACAAGGTCTAAGCTCTGACAATTCAATTATTATAAGAGAGCAAGTTGGAGCAAAATCTAATACAAAGGTAGATTTATCGCAAATAGAAGAGTTTGGTTATTGTACTGAATTTATTGTTAAAAATGCTAGAGTCGAGGCTAATGAATTTAAAGAGATATTAAGTGAGTATGGTGACTCTATTATTGCTGTTAAATCTGGTGATATTCTAAAGGTTCATGTTCATGCAGGGCATCCAGGATCAGTATTAGAAGAAGGATTAAAGTATGGACAGTTAACTAGGATTAAGATTGAGAATATGTCTGAACAGCATGAGGAGAGGTTAAGAAAAGAGATTGAGGCAGAACAAGTAGATGTTAGTGAAGAGCAGAAAGTAGTAGGTGGAATAGGAGTTTTAGCTGTAGCTGCTGGAGAAGGATTAGAAGTTATCTTCAAGAAGCTTGGAGTTGCTAATGTACTCTTAGGTGGACAATCCATGAATCCAAGTATTCAAGACCTATTAGAGTCTGTAGAGGAGATTAATACCAATAAGGTTATTATCTTGCCAAATAATAAGAATGTTATCTCTACTGCTGAGCAGGTCAAAGAGTTAACAGATAAAGAGATTGAGGTTATTCCAACTAGGACTATTCCTCAAGGTGTGACAGCAATGATGGTCTTTAATCCAGAAGGCGACCTGCAAGAAGTTACTACAGAGATGAAAAAAGAGGTAGATTTTGTTAAGACTGGAGAGATTACTTATGCTGTTAGAGATACTAAGATTAATGAGTTAGAGATTAATAAAGGTGATATCTTGGGCTTGATAGAGGGGAATATAGAGGTTGTATCTTCCCATTACAATCAAGCAGCATTAGATTTATTAGAGGATATGGTTGAAGCTGATGATTCTTTAATTACTATTTACGTAGGAGAAGAAGTATCTTCTGAAGATAAGAAGGAATTGATACATAATTTAGAAGAGGTATATGAAGATTTTGATATTGAAATCTATGATGGATATCAACCTATTTATTATTATATTATTTCTGTGGAGTAGGAGTGGTCAGTGATGGGTAAGATAGCAGTTGTAACAGACAGTACAGCAGATTTACCATCGAAATTTATAGAAAAGTATAATATTAACGTAATTCCTTTAAAGGTTAGATTAGATGGAGATGAGTATGAGGATGGTATTGATATTAGTAGAGAAGAGTTTTTAGATAGGCTAGAAGAAAGTAATGAAGTGCCTACAACATCACAGCCACCTATTGGTAAATTTCTAGATTTATATAAATTTTTGGCTGAAGAATATGATCAGATCTTATCACTTCATTTTTCTGAGAAGATGAGTGGAACTATTAAAACAGCTCGATTAGCTGCTAGTATGTTAGAGGATATTGATATCAGAGTTATTGATTCTGAGACTGTAACAGCCCCTTTAGGTGTTATGGTGGTAGAGGTGGCCAAAGCTATTAAAGAAGGTAAGCAGATGGATGAACTGATAGATTTAATAGCTGAATTAAAAGAGAATGTTAAGATTTATTTTACTATAGATGATTTAACTTATCTAGAACGTGGAGGTCGTATAGGTAAGGCTACTGCTTTTATAGGTAATCTTTTTAATGTTAAACCAATGCTGACTATAGATAATGGTGAAATAACTCCATATAAGAGAATTAGAGGGGATAAAAGGTTATATAAGGAATTTAAGAAGTTAGCTAAACAAGAATTAACAAATAATAAAGGTCATAAGTTAGTTGTATTATATGGTAAATACTTAGATAATGCTAATCAATTAAAAGAGATGTTAACTGAAGAATTTGACTGGGAAGAAGTAAACATGATTCAATTTGGTTCAGTAGTCGGTGCACATATTGGTCCAACTCCTTTTGGAATGATAATTTATAAATAATTGGTGTATTATAAAAGGTTAGTTGGGTAATTCCTAATGCTAAATAGTATTAGGAATTTTTTTTAATATAGGTTGTTAATACT
The genomic region above belongs to Orenia metallireducens and contains:
- a CDS encoding tryptophan transporter is translated as MSRVKLRKVIESSLLLAGGFVLHQIMPPLVAGMKPDMSLLMLFIVVLLYQDKKLTILSGLVAGIISALSTTFPGGQVANMIDKPITALAVLALVLSGKYFNLSKKFSLGIIGALGTIISGSIFLGIASLIVALPQSFMVLFISVVLPAALLNTCFLYMLYPIIAKIKGLLPKIEFDSEKETA
- a CDS encoding ATP-dependent helicase, yielding MNLSLALNAKQLEAVKTTEGPVLVLAGAGSGKTRALTYRIAYLINKDVDPYNILTLTFTNKAAEDMKRKVEELIGDISKRMWMGTFHSVCVRIISQNIKALGYDSGFVIYDQNESKDLVSDIILTMNLDKEKYDAKIVLNMINKAKMNMWSKRELINNYLEIGGGSEEFYQNIGDVYLKYNEVLKDNNAFDFNDLIGKTIELFESNEDILKRYQDRFKYILIDEYQDTSPFQYKLASMLAGKHQNIFVVGDDYQSIYKFRGADMENILNFNEDYPECKTIKLEQNYRSKKNIIEASNALISNNYRQFDKKAWTEKDEGEPIIICEALNEYGEADYVAEEIDNLIRFTNYSYNDVAILYRSNHQSRVLEEAFIRRRIPYHIVGGLGFYDRKEIKDIISYLKVAVNPQDTIALKRIVNAPKRGIGAKTLDKLINHAQKYVPEFNLFSFSQEDNSLGLFDVMKDPTGVSGIGKKTAERIKQFRRDLEDVITVKESRITLPEKVDKIMKVSGYQAMLELDGSETALNRLDNLAEFLALTENYYNKNQDRDLEDFVRDLKLLSDQDDMNNSNQIKMMTVHASKGLEFPVIFIVGMEEDTFPHYRSVKTGMLEEIEEERRLCYVAMTRAADRLFMTYARERQRYGETRSMTPSRFLDEIPTELILEGNHYRNL
- the ndk gene encoding nucleoside-diphosphate kinase — protein: MKMEQTLVLIKPDAVVNRKIAKVIGRFEDKGLKIEGMKMVWIDEELAKEHYKQHISKSFLPRLISYITQAPVVAMVISGPEAIKTVRNLVGDTDPLKALPGTIRGDLALDLDSGNIIHASDSNGSAMKEIELFFTAEEIYSY
- a CDS encoding NAD(P)-dependent malic enzyme — its product is MSLKEEALLLHKKNQGKITVNSKVEVKNREDLTLAYSPGVAEPCLEIVKDKSEVYNYTAKGNLVAVVSDGTAVLGLGDIGPEAAMPVMEGKAVLFKEFAGVDAFPICLNTKDVDEIVETVKRLEPTFGGINLEDISAPRCIEIEERLKKELDIPVFHDDQHGTAIVVLAGLINAAKSVDKKLEDLKVLVNGAGAAGLAIARLLLNVGIKDIILVDKFGALASGVKEMNTIQKELAEITNPEGKRGSLGEVIVGRDVFIGVSAPNILTKDMVESMAKDAIIFAMANPVPEINPDLAKEAGAKIIGTGRSDYPNQVNNVLAFPGIFKGALKVQAREITEQMKIAAAYGIAELIDEDELSADYVIPNPFNKKVVNRVALEVAKKAIKDGLAKRVLSEEELQKEFS
- the rpmB gene encoding 50S ribosomal protein L28, coding for MARICEICGKGSNTANSVTRRGKAKKEGGVGRNVTGIAKRTQRPNLQKVKAVVDGTTKKIKVCTSCLKAGKVERAY
- a CDS encoding DUF1858 domain-containing protein is translated as MKLSKETSVLKILQEYPEINQIFVAHGLGCAKCLAADYEDLETVAKANNLDLKMLLNELNNFIQNN
- a CDS encoding Asp23/Gls24 family envelope stress response protein, translated to MTTGQELTNELGMVKISEEVISIIAGLAAMECYGLVGMAGKTIQDGLAKLLGNDHLSKGVEVETTEEGVSVDLYIIVEYGTKISEVANNIIDRVKYTLEEMTGVNVLEVNINVQGVRVNNAT
- a CDS encoding DAK2 domain-containing protein — protein: MLPDSLNKDIKQINSAKFKQMLLVATNTLKEVEDEINDLNIFPVPDGDTGTNMYLTLSNAIEEIEFTTEDSVGAVANKLAMGALMGARGNSGVILSQLLRGLADGIGNAKLLTAEVLANGLQKASDKAYQAVMKPVEGTILTVAKDVGKKAKKLASELTVVELLIEVVKEAEKSVANTPNLLHTLKEADVVDAGGKGYQMFLTGLLQGLSSDNSIIIREQVGAKSNTKVDLSQIEEFGYCTEFIVKNARVEANEFKEILSEYGDSIIAVKSGDILKVHVHAGHPGSVLEEGLKYGQLTRIKIENMSEQHEERLRKEIEAEQVDVSEEQKVVGGIGVLAVAAGEGLEVIFKKLGVANVLLGGQSMNPSIQDLLESVEEINTNKVIILPNNKNVISTAEQVKELTDKEIEVIPTRTIPQGVTAMMVFNPEGDLQEVTTEMKKEVDFVKTGEITYAVRDTKINELEINKGDILGLIEGNIEVVSSHYNQAALDLLEDMVEADDSLITIYVGEEVSSEDKKELIHNLEEVYEDFDIEIYDGYQPIYYYIISVE
- a CDS encoding DegV family protein; translation: MGKIAVVTDSTADLPSKFIEKYNINVIPLKVRLDGDEYEDGIDISREEFLDRLEESNEVPTTSQPPIGKFLDLYKFLAEEYDQILSLHFSEKMSGTIKTARLAASMLEDIDIRVIDSETVTAPLGVMVVEVAKAIKEGKQMDELIDLIAELKENVKIYFTIDDLTYLERGGRIGKATAFIGNLFNVKPMLTIDNGEITPYKRIRGDKRLYKEFKKLAKQELTNNKGHKLVVLYGKYLDNANQLKEMLTEEFDWEEVNMIQFGSVVGAHIGPTPFGMIIYK